The Castanea sativa cultivar Marrone di Chiusa Pesio chromosome 11, ASM4071231v1 genome contains a region encoding:
- the LOC142616460 gene encoding uncharacterized protein LOC142616460: MPRIAIKGQVLADFVAEFTEGGIRQEDVMLVVMSIGPGSVLLWEVYTDGASNRKGAGIGIVLITPEKLVMDKSLRLGFVATNNEAEYEALLAGTQMVRHLEREIIELYCDSRLIFRQVNGEFEARDERMKKYLNQVKGVLGTFKSFKVRQIPREQNAHADSLAKLATSLGLKL, translated from the coding sequence TTCGTGGCTGAATTTACGGAGGGTGGCATTAGGCAGGAAGATGTTATGCTAGTCGTGATGTCTATTGGGCCTGGGAGTGTCCTCCTTTGGGAAGTTTATACAGATGGGGCATCTAACCGAAAAGGAGCAGGGATTGGAATTGTGTTGATCACCCCTGAGAAATTAGTCATGGACAAGTCATTACGGCTAGGGTTTgtagccactaataatgaggccgagtatgaagctctcCTGGCAGGCACTCAAATGGTTAGGCATCTGGAAAGAGAAATAATTGAACTCTATTGTGATTCCAGATTAATTTTCAGACAAGTTAACGGAGAATTTGAGGCAAGagatgaaagaatgaaaaaatatctCAACCAAGTCAAAGGGGTGTTAGGCACatttaaaagtttcaaagtaAGACAAATTCCAAGAGAGCAGAATGCTCATGCCGATTCGTTGGCCAAGTTAGCCACATCCTTGGGCTTGAAGTTATAA